The region CGCCGTGTCGAAGCCCAACAGGGCCCAGTACCAGGGCGAACTCGGGCGCGGCGGGGCCGTGACGGGGAACGCGAAACGCCCGCCCGGTCGCAGTACGGAGTGGACCTGGGCGAACAGTCCCGGCAGCTCGCGCGGCAGGAAGTGCCCGAACGCGCCGAAGCTGACGACGAGGTCGAAGACGGGGCCGAAGGGCAGGGCACGCGCGTCGCCCCGTACCCACGCGAGGCGCGGCGACATCCCCCGGTCCGCGCCCTCGTACGATCCGGGGCTCGCCCCCGCTCGCGCGCCGGGTCGCGGGCGCGTTCGGCCGCCGGGGAGCGCGACCCCCGGCGCGTCCGCTTCCGTACGCTTCAGTCCCCCCGTACCCGTCCGCTCCCGCCCCACGGCCAGCATCCCCGCGCTGATGTCGACCCCGGTGACGTGCCCCCGGCACAGTCCGCTCAGCACCTCCATGCCCGCGCCCGTGCCGCAGCACAGGTCGAGGCCGTGGTCGAACGGGCCGATGGGGCGCAGCGCACGGGCCACGGCGTCGAGGATCGCGTCCGGAGTCCGGAACGGCGTGTGGTCGAACTTGGGTGCAAGCAGGTCATAGCCGTGCTCGACGGAGGACAGGGCCTGCGCGGCCAGTTCGCGGAGGGTGGGACCTTGCGGGGTGAACATCGCCCTCAGCTTAGGGGCAGCGCGCGCCCCGGGCGCCGGTCTAGGGTCCCGTTCATGAATTCGTTCCGTCCCGCCCCCGCCTGGCTGGCCGACGCCGTCTTCTACCAGATCTATCCGCAGTCCTTCGCCGACTCGAACG is a window of Streptomyces sp. NBC_00271 DNA encoding:
- a CDS encoding class I SAM-dependent methyltransferase — translated: MFTPQGPTLRELAAQALSSVEHGYDLLAPKFDHTPFRTPDAILDAVARALRPIGPFDHGLDLCCGTGAGMEVLSGLCRGHVTGVDISAGMLAVGRERTGTGGLKRTEADAPGVALPGGRTRPRPGARAGASPGSYEGADRGMSPRLAWVRGDARALPFGPVFDLVVSFGAFGHFLPRELPGLFAQVHSVLRPGGRFAFPVTAPPRPSSPWYWALLGFDTAMRVRNAVWRPPFVMYYRAFRLGDVQRELSRAGFDVELLALPEFGWRRDGSPRCRMVVATRSGGASAAASDAASGSG